One Streptomyces sp. CG4 genomic window, ACGATCAGCAGGGGGTTGGCACCGATCGCCCCGCCCACCGCGCGAACCGCCGCACGGGACGCGCCGATCCGCGCGGCGATCTGTCCGTACGTCACGGTGGCGCCGTACGGCACCTCGTCCAGCGCCGCCCACACCCGCTGCCGGAAGTCGGTGCCTTGCGGGCTCAACTGCAGCTGGAATTCCCTGAGTTCACCGGCGAAGTAGGCGGCCAGCTGCTCCGCGGCGGCGCGGAACGGCCCGCGCTCGCACCGCCACCCGTCCTGCAGGCTCTCCGCGGTCCGCCCGCCCTTCTGCCCGGGCACGGACAGCGAGGTCAGCGCCCCGTCCGCGTCGGCGGTGAGCAGCAACGTCCCCACGGGGGCGCCCAGTTGGGTCCAGTACATGGCCGTCATCGACTCCACTCCCCTGCCACACGCAGATGCTGGACGGCGTACGAACGCCAGGGCCGCCAGTCGTCGGATACGTCGGCGCCGGGCGGGGCGACGTCCGGATCGCCGAGGGCACGCACGCGTACGGTGGCGACGGTCATCGGGTCCATGCCGGGCAGTGCGAGCAGGGCTCGCTGTGCGTCGTCCCGGTCGGCGCCCGGGTCCAGCCGTACGGTGCCGTCGGCGAGGGCGGCGGCCAGCGCGCCCAGCGGACCGTCCGGCGGCTCGCTTTCGGCGAGGGCGGCGGGCTCGGGGAAGAGGTGGGTGAGGCTGCCGCAGGGTGCGTCGAGCACCTTGCCGCACCGCCGCACCCGTTCCTCCGCGCCCGCCCGCCCCACCAGCGCGCGCACAGCGGGCTCCAGCGGGTCCACGGCACCGGGCGAGCGCAGTCCGGGCCGGGCGGCGACCAGCGGTGCGAGCCGTGGGTCGCCGCCGAGCCGCTCGTCCACGGCGTACGGGTCCGCGTCGAGGTCGAACAGCCGCCGTAGCCGCTGCACCGCCGTGGTGAGATCCCGGGGGTCGCCGAGATGCAGCCGGGCGTCGAGCCAGCCGCCCGGCCGGGTACCGGTGCCGGTCCGCACCGTCCGCGTCCGTTCCTCGACGGCGACGATCCCGGTGCCGTACGGCAGCCGCAGCGTGCGCCGGTAGGTACGGCCGCCGGGCGCGCCCGAGACCTCCTCGACCCCGCTCACCGCCTCCTCCGCGAGCTGGTCGAAGACGGCGGCGGCCTGGTACGGGCCGCGGTAGGCCAGCCGCAGCGGTATCCCGGCGCCCGGGGCGGCCCGCCGCGCCGCGCGCCCCCGGGTGGCGGGGGCGGCGGCCCGCAGCCCGGTGGGCGTCGAGGCGTAGACCTCCCGGACGGTGTCGTTGAACTGCCGCACGCTGGCGAACCCTGACGCGAACGCGATCTCGGTGACCGGCAGCTCGGTGGTCTGCAGCAGCACCCGCGCGGTGTGCGCCCGCTGGGCCCGGGCGAGCGCCACGGGCCCGGCGCCGAGTTCCGCGGTGAGCTGCCGCTGGACCTGCCGGGCGCTGTAGCCGAGCCGCCCGGCGAGCCCGGCGACGCCCTCGCGGTCCACGACGCCGTCGGCGATCAGCCGCATGGCCCGCCCGACGGC contains:
- a CDS encoding methylated-DNA--[protein]-cysteine S-methyltransferase, whose product is MTAMYWTQLGAPVGTLLLTADADGALTSLSVPGQKGGRTAESLQDGWRCERGPFRAAAEQLAAYFAGELREFQLQLSPQGTDFRQRVWAALDEVPYGATVTYGQIAARIGASRAAVRAVGGAIGANPLLIVRPCHRVIGADGSMTGYAGGVERKVWLLTLEGALAG
- a CDS encoding DNA-3-methyladenine glycosylase 2 family protein, producing the protein MDDDTRYEAVRSRDGRFDGVFFFAVETTGIYCRPSCPAVTPKRHNVRFFPTAAAAQGAGFRACRRCRPDAVPGSAEWNVRADAVGRAMRLIADGVVDREGVAGLAGRLGYSARQVQRQLTAELGAGPVALARAQRAHTARVLLQTTELPVTEIAFASGFASVRQFNDTVREVYASTPTGLRAAAPATRGRAARRAAPGAGIPLRLAYRGPYQAAAVFDQLAEEAVSGVEEVSGAPGGRTYRRTLRLPYGTGIVAVEERTRTVRTGTGTRPGGWLDARLHLGDPRDLTTAVQRLRRLFDLDADPYAVDERLGGDPRLAPLVAARPGLRSPGAVDPLEPAVRALVGRAGAEERVRRCGKVLDAPCGSLTHLFPEPAALAESEPPDGPLGALAAALADGTVRLDPGADRDDAQRALLALPGMDPMTVATVRVRALGDPDVAPPGADVSDDWRPWRSYAVQHLRVAGEWSR